The genomic stretch gCAATGATGGATTCTGTAAACTGAGAATATCACAGAGCTGATGCAAAAGAGCCGCACTTGCAGGTACGCTCGTATAGCAGGGCACCTTTACCCTTTGATTTATGGTTTTTAACAAAAGTTACATATTTAATCTATCAATTTCCTGTGCATGTTGCATTACACTAGAACCAAATATTAGAAAATAGAACTGTCTTCGGCAGTGGTgcttgtgagaagaattattgttattgttgttattagtattatctttaaatgctattgtatgtagattttgagtgtttgaggaatgttgacaggaaaagaagaacatgagaatgcaAAAGTACTgatgctgcttacaaccaagcccagcatccagatgtatcctgttggtcaagattagagaagttcgttAAGATGGGTGGAGAGGTCAGAAGGCAATGAGGTATGAGATTTTGTTTGGACAtacattctgtttgcaccaataaaagaggtgagcgagcagcagacgaacagagttgacagaggaagcttgaactgctgctcgactctcccttgcaaggaactcctgttgtttgcgtggttgatccgagtctagtgaacgaacagcgcgggtgatcaaaacttcaccctcacatgCTGCATAAGACTCACACATCATACTCTGGAAATTGTTGACCTTCAGGTGGCATCATCATGCTGATGTTTTATTGTCTTTCAGCTTCATGCAAGGTTAGCTGACAGATGGAGAGACAAGCACCAAAGCCTctgcaggtttttattttactggACAAATGCTTAAGGTTTCTGTCAAATATTTGAATTAATGGAGCTTAAAAAGATATACAGGCAAGAGTGATATCAATGAATACCAATctattttatctattttttttaaaattaaaaaaagtaGATGACATAAACATGTAATTGACTTACGTGTTTAAAATTAATATCACACAAACCTTAAAATCAAATGGTGTCCAATTGCATTATGAGTTCAAAATATAAACACAATGAAAATTCTGTGAAAACTGGAAACAAATCCCTTAACATGCTTCTGGCTTTTTATGCATTAACTGATATGAGAATTTGATTGTCACCACTGCAAAAATGTTTACgtggtcaaaaaaaaaaaaaagagttggaACAGCAGCAACTGATCTTGACGACTTAACAGtgaaagacaggagaggaagcCTCCACAACAGCTGTGACTGTTGTCATTAATGGTTCTACTGTTGAGGGAGAGGAACCAGGCTGGCCAGGTAAAAGCAAAGTAGAAAGGGGAGACAGCAGGAGACTGAGTAGAAGCATAGACATGCACATAATACATGTATCATACCTCAAACAAATGTAATTGTGGTAGTTTGTTGTTAGGGTCTGGGTTTTAActggacccgaaagcaggcaagaacgcagtaATGAATAGtccaaaaataggttttatttaaccaacacaaaaacggcagtcctcctggactgcagggaagcacaagTTCAAACCTCTGGtgtgcacagagagctccagcgcggagccaacacaggagtcaggtTCTGCTCGTTGCGGGAGTCCAGCCAGACAGCATGAAGACATCAAACAGGCAGGAGAATGCACCAAAGACAAAAGACCAAAATCACTAAAATATTCCAAATCCAACAAAgtcaccaaaaacaccaaaatactccGACACTGGTAGGCAGGAGTTTGGTCCTTAAATAGACGGCTAGATTGCTGAATgactgcaggtgcgtcagcctgtggcaggagcatggctccaccacgccccctgcaggaaaaaacaaacaacacggAATCCTGGCCCCAACAGTTTGTTATcctaaaaatgaggaaaaagatCCATGAAAGTCTAATGGAGTGTTAAAAGAAACTGGAAAAGATGTCCCTGGATCAATATGAACCTACATGGATGTGGAAAAGTAAAAGTGAAGAGGTTAGTGGAGTGAATCGTTTCTTCTGGTAACGTGAAACAAAAGTGAAATCATCAAGGCCTTGAAATAATGAAAGTTTGGCTTCTTGTGGAATGATCGGCAAAGCATTGTGGGCATCTCTAAAGACTAGagtcaaacaaacacagggGCAAATAAATGGAAGAGGGttctatatttgtatttttgtataCTATTAACATTAATAATTAGATGCTCATGTCAGATTCTGGTCTTCTGTTATGAAACCTCTCCATAACAgtctctccattttctctttttgtttttcatctccaCTGTCCACCTCTTCATCTGTAGGGAATCAGCAGTCTCTTCAGTTCCCTCAAAGTTGTCCGTCTTCGCTTGGGCCGTGTGGCCAGAAAACTGGACCACTATATTGAGCATGGTGCTGCCATGCTGGTTCTTTTAGTCTGCATCTTTGGTCTCGCAGAGCACTGGCTGGCCTGCATCTGGTACAGCACTGGAGACTATGAGGTGATTGACAAGAACACCAACAGTGCAAGGACAGACGGCTGGTTGTTCTTACTTGGTGAATCTGTCAGGATGCCATACCAGTTCAACACTTCAGGGTCAGGTCGCTGGGAGGGTGGACCCAACAAGGACTCAGTCTACATCACATCAATGTATTTCACCATGACTAGCCTGACCAGCATCGGCTTTGGTAACATTGCACTAAAGACGGATGGAGAGAAGATCTTTGCTGTGGCCATGATGATGATCAGCTGTGAGTTCATTTAATTGCAGGTCATTTTGATGCAGTCACACTCAACAGGCCACACGTGGCTTCATGATATTGGATATGATTAACCTTATTATCCCACGGGGGTAAATCTAATGTTAAAGAAGCTCACCCAAACAGACGAGTGCAAACATACAATATACGTTCAGATAGAAAGTAATAATTtagaaaataagaataaaaaagtTTCTAGcttaataaaatacaaaaaacaaaatataaaacagGCTTTCTCAAATGACAATCTATGTACTACTTATGtacaaatggaaaataaatattatatagCAAGAGCAGCTATATATGGTTAAATAGTCCAAATGGGATTTGTTGCACATGATTGTTCCTCATTGCACTGGTAAAAGAAAGAACAAACTAAAACTGTTGAGTTAAGCAGTCAAAGAGGTAGCATCCATGATGGCGGTTAACTTGGCCAACAtcttcctctcacacacatcctCTAAAGAGTTTGTGAGGGCCAGAGGAGACCTGACCCTCATGACCAGTTTATTCTGCCTCTTCTCCTGCCTCCTAGTCGAAGCTGCCTGCTTACTAGTAGATGAAAGCATAGTGGATGGCTGAGGCTACCACAGAATTATAGAATATCTTTAGCAGAAGTATGCAAACTTCAATGTTGAGTGTCAGTTCAGTTTATTGTTAATATGAACACCCAGGCACTTAAAAACATCCACCATGACAATGTCCAGGCCCTGAAAATTCACTGGAGTGTGAGGTAGTGTACTTCTCTTGAAGTCAATCACCATCTTCTTTGTCTATATGGTGCTTAAACACCAGTGGTTGCACTCACATGAGTCTACAAAGTCCACAATGACTGACCTATACTCTAGCTTGTTCCCCTGAGACACACAGCCAAAGGTGGCTTAGTCAACAGAAAACTCCTCGAGTTGACAAATGCTGGTTTTGGATGTGAAGTCTAATGTGTAGAGGTTTGGTATTATGACATATTGGTTGGCACTATTGCCTCACAGCAATACGTTTATGAGTTTAATCCACAGTTACAATAGGCCCTTCTGTGCTAAGTTATActgctttcacactgaaattAGCTCAACAATGCAAGATTTTCTAATTCAGGTTGACCTGCCTTTGCTCGGGATTTGGGCAAGATGAAAATGCCAACATTCCAACCTCCCGCTGGGAGGGGCATGGCTGTTTATTTTTCACCCTGCTATAGGTCATTACCTCGACAATGACATTGTTACACCTTTACATGTGCTGGAACACTGCGTGGTAAACAATGAACAGCATGGGTGTCAGCAAGTCGATGGTCAGCATTGTTGTTTTGTACTTTGCAATTTGGCCCTTTTGCAaataatgtgtctgtgtgtcttaaACTCCTGACAACAGAGTAGGACACGGAGGACACCAATGGTGCACTTAGAGCTTGACACACTCAGGTTTATCCAGTAGCCGTATGTTAATTTCCAAAGTTCACAATAGAACAAAGAGCCTGAAATCTGCTGCCGgatgtcttcttctctgcagaaaCCGAACAGCTCATGGATCTCATGCTGATCATGGCAGGATCAATAAAAAAGTTATATCATATCACTACACAAGCTGTATATAAACAGTTACCCATTGGTAGGAGTCTCCGAGCATGTGAGCTTTCATTAAAGATCTGCATCATCCCACTAATTTCCCGGGTCGATTCCATGGTTATTCGGCCTGTGACAAAATGCTGTCACAACCCTTTCACAGTGCTAAACGATATTTTCATGCAGTTTGAAAGGTGCTTTACTGTCTTTACTGGAGATTACTTCATAAAAAAGGGCTGCAAACCTCCAGTGGAGACTCCTACATGGAGCCATCGCCTCAAATGCTTTTAGGGTGCTTTAATATGACCCCGTCTTTACTGGAGGTTACTGCACAAAAAAGGACTGCCGACCTCCAGTCGCCTCACCTCACCTCGCCTCAAATGCTTTTATCTTTGTGATGAATCCTGCTGTGTTGATCCAGTGGCCATTCGATTGCCTTCACGAGACAGTTTTACATGtttacagtgagtgtgagagatgGTGTTTTAAcaagtgtttttaattgttttaatgaaactttttcGATTAAAAAGTTTATTTATGGGACTAGGTACAACAGAAATCACCCAAAATAAGTGGCAAATCCTACATTTTATTTCTGGAGAAGCCATGGCGATCTCTATGTGGAGGAAGAACAAAATAGAATATCAAAGTTGTTCAAGAAGATTCCTCAGTGTGCTGCTGCAATGTCCAGTGCAGACTTGAAGTGGAATTTAGTTTTTACAAAATGATCGACAACTTGAAACAATTCTCTGAACAAAAAAATTCTCTGTATTATCATTAGAGACCAATTGcaattttgcacattttctccAGGATTGACTGTATTGCTGCTTGCTTGCTTACTTTATTTGTTCGTTTGtttataaaatgtgttttgtgaCCCTGTgaatttgtaaataaagtgtgtttggGGCGTCTGTCGTGTGAGCGTGTCTGTTTATCTCCCtcgttgtgtgttggtgttctgtggtttcctggagggctgctcctgctctgtgtttcatggagggccgctcctggtCCGTGttccctggagggctgctcttACTCTGTgttccctggagggccgctcctgctccctttGCCCGGGTGGGCCGCGtttgttccctgcgccctggagggccgcgccCGTTCCCTGGGTGCCATGCAGTCCTGGAGGTCTGCCttcgtgttctttgtgtgcccccctccctgtaaataaagctgtttgaccactccaccattgtgtcctggcctgcgttcgggtcctgttcaaCCCCCGTTTCGTAACAAATATCTTTTGGTGTTTCACGAGAGTTGCAAGCCATTAAGCATGTGTTCAAAATAGAGTAGACTCAGTAAAGACTTGAAATTAAACAACTTGTGCTGCTAGCAGAGTGAAGCAGTTTTTGAAGTGGGGATAAAGTAACATGGCCCTGTAAAGGAACATCAACATTGCAGAGGGTCCAGGGCACTTGGGACATTTTGACCAGAAACACTCTTTTAGTGATGATTAGGGTGAGTGCAGATCTGTAGTCATTCCTCCATCACTCCAAAGAATCCACAATCTCCCTACATTTGTATTGGGCAATGAAGCACGCAACTTGTGAAGTAGCTTAATTCTTCCAGGGATTCTGGACATTTATGGTGGACACCACACTGCAGCTGGGAACACATCATCCTGCTGTCAGTGAGCCTCACCAGCTTCAGACCCAGTTTGAACTTTTGAGGCTGGATGAAAGAACAACATTGCCACTGCATATAAATTCATGAACTCATGAAAAAAACTGATCTGATTCTACTGACACCGTCCGTGAACAAGTCCTTTACACTGTAAACACCTAAACGACTCAACTATTAAATGTTGTTGGATTTTTGTCCTAGGCTCAAGAAATCTGAAACATAAATTCTGATTCAGGGCTGCTGTTTCTCAGATGCTGATATAATGCTACTATCTATCTGTTAAACAAATATTCTTTAAAACATCAACACCAATAAAAAACTAGACAATTCTGCAGAAATTGTGAGGGTGTCCCTCACCCTCTGGCCAGTCCCTGCCCCCCGTTCGCCTGTTGCCCCCTCATGTCTGCCTATTGCCCGTATTCAAAGTTGATTTGGACTGCTTAACACCCTCCAATTCTATCGAGGTCAGCGTCGTTACACTCGTCGTTACACTTGCCCTCCTGGGTGGTGCCACCTGctttcagactcgggtcctctaccagaggcctgggagtctgagggttctgcgcaggatcaaatcaaatcaatcaaatcaaatcaaatcaaatcaatcaaatcaatcaatcaaatcaaatcaaatcaaatcaaatcaaatcaaatcaatctttatttatatagcgtcttatacaatcaaaattgtttcaaggcgctttccagaatcccagggcctgaccccagacaagcaacagtggcaaggaaaaactcccctttaacaggaagaaaccttgagcaggaccaggctcatgtagggggaccctcctgctgatggccggctgggtaaagagagaggagaggagggaggacaggtagaggataggataggtaggagaggagaggggtagaggagaggagaggtagagtgaaggggaggtagaggagaggagaaggaggaggaggggaaagaggagaggaaagagaggagaggagaggaaaggagaaggaggagagagaggagaggagaggagaggagaggagaggaggagaggagaggagagagaggagaggagaggcacagagcacagaaacacacacaaaaaatatgcacaatcacttcaacggggccggcggtcattatgcagctccgatggcagtgatacctgcaaatagataggggggggggggggggggggggggggggagaagcagaaaaactacacaagaatcagcataactagtctgcttgatgaggagaggaaaggagaggaaaggagaggaaaccatgacccagtggagtgacagaggcctgtcaggtgatcatgtttccggaccccggcagccttggcctataacagcatagctagaatgtgacctaatgattagacgaccccctaagtatgataatttgtctgtctatgatagtaactggaactactgaattagtaacagtaagctttttcaaagaggtaggttttgagtctgatcttaaaagtagcgatggagtcagcctcccgtacctggacagggagctggttccaaagcaggggggcctggtagctaaatgctcggccccccattctactcctagaaactctgggaaccacaagtagaccagcattctgagagcggagcggtctattgggctgatagggtatcactagctcctccaggtaggatggagctaggcctctgaggaccttgtaggtcagaagaagggttttaaaagttattctaaatttaacgggcagccaatgaagcgacgccattacaggacttatgtgatctcttttgtcaatacctgtcagaactctggctgcagcattttggatcaactggaggcttcttaaagagttgtttggacaccctgataataaggagttacagtagtccagcctggaagtaacaaatgcatggactaacttttcagcatcaggctgcatcagtagcttcctgatctttgagatgttcctcaagtgaaaaaaggcacttctagagactaatttaatgtgtgagttgaaggagagattttgatcaaaaggtactcctagattcctcacagagagactagatgttaatgagataccatctagagtgatcatgtgatctaatctatccctgagaggttcaggaccaaacaccatgacctcagtttttcctgggttaaggaggaggaaatttgaagacatccaggactttatgtctttaagacaggtctggagcttcactaacttctctgtctcctcgggtttcatggataaatagagctgagtgtcatcagcataacaatgaaaatttatcccatgctgccgaataatgttccctaatgTTCCCTTcacatgtacaatgtgaagaggattggtccgagtacggaaccttgaggaactccatggctaaccctactgtatgaggagggaacgccgtggacatgggcaaactggtatctatcagataagtatgatctaaaccagtctagtgctgtccctttaatcccaatcacatgttccagtctctgtaacaggatgctgtgatcaactgtatcaaaagcagcactgaggtccagcagaaccagcatagagaccagtccatgatcggaagctatgagaagatcattagtgactttaagaagtgctgtttctgtgctgtggtgagctctaaagcctgactgaaacatctcaaacaggctgttcctctgcaggtgctccagtaactgagtcaccaccaccttctctagaactttagagataaaaggaaggttggatattggcctataattcccaagacatcaggatccagtgatggttttttaagcaacggcttaatcactgccaccttgtaggaccggggtacataacctgacactaaagaaccattgatctggtccaggatagaactgcctatcagtggtagaacatccttcaacaggtgtgttgggatgggatctaaaagacacgtagtggtcttggatttctgaattagcgatgacgcctcagaaaaatatatagggctgaaggagcttaagggctcgttggagaccctgcatgttcccacagtcggcacatctggtgatggtccagttgtagggatggcctggttagctttctctctgatagctagaactttatcagtgaagaagctcatgaagtcttcaccactaagggaagaagggatacgtggatctaaaacactgtgactcttggttaatttggccacagtgctgaagagaaacctggggttgttcttattttcctcaatcaaagaagaaaaataagctgttctagccttgcgaagggcctttttgtaaactaatagacagtctttccaggctacatggtagctgtctatcttacaagaatgccacttcctttccagtcttcgcactttctgcttgagggtcctgatatgtgaattataccagggggcacacctcctctgatttactattttctttttcaggggggcaacagaatcaagcgtgattctcagtgaggttgctgcaccttcagcaatagagtcaacctcagcagggctcagattataatgattgatccctggggaaacacacggtggtcctgggatcagcacagggatcacttccttaaacttagctacagcattatctgaaagacatctgctatagtaagactttgttctgagcatagaagaatccttaatcataaatgtaaaagtgatcaaagagtggtctgacaggactgggttccgagggaacactgacacatgttctacctcaacaccataagtcaggactagatctagggtgtggttaaagctgtgagttggttggtttatctgctggaggaaaccaactgactcaagtaatgaaatgaagccatttctaaagctgtcgtttataacgtccatatggatgttaaagtctccaatgataatgactttttccgttctaaggaccaagtcagataagaaatcagagaactcagacaggaactctgaatgtggcccagcagggggccgatatactactacaaacagaagtggcttttctgtcctccagttcagatgagtgatgccaagagtcaggctttcaaatgaactgaagctgtgttttggtctgggattaattaataacttggagtgatagattgctgccactccccctcctcgaccagtaacacgtggaatatgataattaagatgggtaggaggagtagattcatttaagctaacatactcctcctcctgaagccaggtctcagtaagacaaaataaatcaatgtgatgatccgctatcaggtcgtgcactaacagggatttacacaaaagagatctaatatttaacagtccacacttaattgtgatattagtttctccaacttgtgcttcagtattaattttaataagattttggtgattgaccgctctgctctgtgcttggtgaacttttaaccgtggaacagagactacctctatagtgttaaatatgttattgttggtggatgagggttctaaggaagcagcagagaggtgtgtaagaccacaactctgcgtcctggtctggaccctggattgtcaggtcactttgggtctaataaaattagccagattactagaaatgagagaagcgccatctcgagtgggatggacaccgtctctcctaatcagaccaggttttccccagaaggcgctccaattgtctataaaggccacctggttatcggggcaccaccgtgacagccagcgacgaagcgatgacatgcggctaaacatctcatcgctggccagattggggaggggaccagagaatgctacggagtccgacatcgtttttgcgtagttacacaccgacttcaagttaattttagtgacctccgactgacgaagccgggtgtcgttggctccgacgtgaataataactttaccaaatttacgattacgtctcgccagcagccagaaatttgcttctatgtcgcccgctctggcccccggaatgcacttaactatggtcgctggagtcggcttcacgtagcgcaaaacagagtcgccaattaccagggtcggtttctcggcgggtgtgtcgccgagtggggaaaagcggttagccacgggaagcggttggtggtgcaccgtgggcctttgttttgggctacgcttcctgcgaaccgtcacccagccgccctggctagccggctgctcggctgctgccgggggaccgctagctgaagctacgctaggcggctccgcagcagctagcttaccctggctacatgacgcaactccagctaactccaagctgcggaaccgcgtctcaagctcgctaagtctcgcctccatagccataaataaactacacttcttgcacctattcccttcactaagggaggcagaggagtaactaaacatttcacactctgaacagacaaagacaccgggtgaaacagacggtgaggccatgctaacgctagtgatcggcg from Takifugu flavidus isolate HTHZ2018 chromosome 6, ASM371156v2, whole genome shotgun sequence encodes the following:
- the LOC130527495 gene encoding uncharacterized protein LOC130527495, whose translation is MDVINDSFRNGFISLLESVGFLQQINQPTHSFNHTLDLVLTYGVEVEHVSVFPRNPVLSDHSLITFTFMIKDSSMLRTKSYYSRCLSDNAVAKFKEVIPVLIPGPPCVSPGINHYNLSPAEVDSIAEGAATSLRITLDSVAPLKKKIVNQRRCAPWYNSHIRTLKQKVRRLERKWHSCKIDSYHVAWKDCLLVYKKALRKARTAYFSSLIEENKNNPRFLFSTVAKLTKSHSVLDPRIPSSLSGEDFMSFFTDKVLAIREKANQAIPTTGPSPDVPTVGTCRVSNEPLSSFSPIYFSEASSLIQKSKTTTCLLDPIPTHLLKDVLPLIGSSILDQINGSLVSGYVPRSYKVAVIKPLLKKPSLDPDVLGIIGQ